From Nematostella vectensis chromosome 14, jaNemVect1.1, whole genome shotgun sequence, a single genomic window includes:
- the LOC5507853 gene encoding uncharacterized protein LOC5507853 isoform X7, translated as MKFAYLLLFAFAAAQAVPSDLDGYLMEDDEDRHPYVQCKIDLYDCFRLKSKTRMGCLTGYKNCMAVLVPTIPPFVIACKDNLKQCVATADGFIAKGKCFIAFAKCLKGNGPSSPVTFMEDDATPPRHPYVQCKIDLYDCFRLKKKSKMECMTGYKNCMAVLVPTIPPFVIACKDQLKTCVLSASGILAKASCFKEFGQCLINKGPSPPAIDTFLMEDEEDSDRHPYVQCKIDLYDCFRLKKKSKMECMTGYKNCMAVLVPTIPPFVIACKDNLKQCVATADGFIAKGKCFIAFAKCLKDGGPSSPVTFMEDDATPPRHPYVQCKIDLYDCFRLKKKSKMECMAGYKNCMAVLVPTIPPFVIACKDNLKQCVATADGFIAKGKCFIAFAKCLKDGGPSSPVTFMEDDATPHRHPYVQCKIDLYDCFRLKKKSKMECITGYKNCMAELGPTIPPFVIVCKDELKTCVSSASGILAKATCFKEFGQCLMKGPSPPAVDAGAFVLDALEDGPAPTRHPYIQCKVDLYKCVKNGGDKLQCAKDYKNCMVQHLPTVPPYIVECRGKLKMCLAAAGGWRDQAKCFIDLAKCIRAGANA; from the exons ATGAAGTTCGCCTATCTTCTACTCTTTGCCTTCGCGGCGGCGCAAGCAGTCCCTAGTGATCTCGATGGGTATCTTATGGAGGACGATGAGGATAGACATCCTTACGTG CAATGCAAGATCGACCTGTATGACTGCTTCAGACTAAAGAGCAAGACAAGGATGGGGTGTTTGACGGGTTACAAGAACTGCATGGCTGTACTTGTCCCCACTATCCCCCCCTTCGTG ATTGCGTGCAAGGATAACCTGAAGCAGTGCGTTGCCACTGCTGATGGCTTCATCGCAAAAGGAAAGTGCTTCATCGCTTTCGCTAAGTGCCTAAAGGGCAATGGACCAAGCTCACCAGTTACCTTCATGGAGGATGATGCAACACCGCCTAGACATCCTTACGTG CAATGCAAGATCGACCTGTATGACTGCTTCAGACTGAAGAAGAAGTCAAAGATGGAGTGTATGACAGGTTACAAGAACTGCATGGCTGTACTTGTCCCCACCATCCCCCCCTTCGTG atcGCATGCAAAGACCAACTCAAGACCTGTGTTTTATCAGCTAGCGGTATTCTTGCTAAAGCCTCATGCTTCAAGGAGTTTGGCCAATGCTTGATCAACAAGGGCCCCAGTCCCCCCGCGATCGATACTTTCTTGATGGAAGACGAGGAGGACTCGGACAGACACCCATATGTG CAATGCAAGATCGACCTGTATGACTGCTTCAGACTGAAGAAGAAGTCAAAGATGGAGTGTATGACGGGTTACAAGAACTGCATGGCTGTACTTGTCCCCACCATCCCCCCCTTCGTG ATTGCGTGCAAGGATAACCTGAAGCAGTGCGTTGCCACTGCTGATGGCTTCATCGCAAAAGGAAAGTGCTTCATCGCTTTCGCCAAGTGCCTGAAGGACGGTGGACCAAGCTCACCAGTTACCTTCATGGAGGATGATGCAACACCGCCTAGACATCCTTACGTG CAATGCAAGATCGACCTGTATGACTGCTTCAGACTGAAGAAAAAGTCAAAGATGGAGTGTATGGCGGGTTACAAGAACTGCATGGCTGTACTTGTCCCCACCATCCCCCCCTTCGTG ATTGCGTGCAAGGATAACCTGAAGCAGTGCGTTGCCACTGCTGATGGCTTCATCGCAAAAGGAAAGTGCTTCATCGCTTTCGCCAAGTGCCTGAAGGACGGTGGACCAAGCTCACCAGTTACCTTCATGGAGGATGATGCAACACCGCATAGACATCCTTACGTG CAATGCAAGATCGACCTGTATGACTGCTTCAGACTGAAGAAGAAGTCAAAGATGGAGTGTATAACGGGTTACAAGAACTGCATGGCTGAATTGGGCCCCACTATCCCCCCCTTCGTG atcgTATGCAAAGACGAGCTCAAGACATGCGTGTCATCTGCAAGCGGTATTCTTGCAAAAGCCACGTGCTTCAAGGAGTTTGGCCAATGCTTGATGAAGGGCCCCAGTCCCCCCGCTGTCGATGCTGGCGCGTTTGTCCTGGACGCTTTGGAGGATGGCCCGGCCCCGACACGTCATCCTTACATT CAATGCAAGGTTGATCTCTACAAATGCGTGAAGAATGGAGGGGACAAGCTTCAATGCGCAAAAGATTACAAGAATTGTATGGTACAACACCTCCCAACTGTCCCCCCATACATT gttgaGTGTCGTGGTAAGTTGAAGATGTGCCTTGCTGCGGCGGGCGGTTGGAGAGACCAGGCGAAGTGCTTTATTGACTTGGCAAAATGCATCAGGGCAGGTGCCAACGCATAA
- the LOC5507853 gene encoding uncharacterized protein LOC5507853 isoform X5, translated as MKFAYLLLFAFAAAQAVPSDLDGYLMEDDEDRHPYVQCKIDLYDCFRLKSKTRMGCLTGYKNCMAVLVPTIPPFVIACKDNLKQCVATADGFIAKGKCFIAFAKCLKGNGPSSPVTFMEDDATPPRHPYVQCKIDLYDCFRLKKKSKMECMTGYKNCMAVLVPTIPPFVIACKDQLKTCVLSASGILAKASCFKEFGQCLINKGPSPPAIDTFLMEDEEDSDRHPYVQCKIDLYDCFRLKKKSKMECMTGYKNCMAVLVPTIPPFVIACKDNLKQCVATADGFIAKGKCFIAFAKCLKDGGPSSPVTFMEDDATPPRHPYVQCKIDLYDCFRLKKKSKMECMAGYKNCMAVLVPTIPPFVIACKDQLKTCVSSASGILAKATCFKEFGQCLINKGPSPPAIDTFLMEDEEDSDRHPYVQCKIDLYDCFRLKKKSKMECITGYKNCMAELGPTIPPFVIVCKDELKTCVSSASGILAKATCFKEFGQCLMKGPSPPAVDAGAFVLDALEDGPAPTRHPYIQCKVDLYKCVKNGGDKLQCAKDYKNCMVQHLPTVPPYIVECRGKLKMCLAAAGGWRDQAKCFIDLAKCIRAGANA; from the exons ATGAAGTTCGCCTATCTTCTACTCTTTGCCTTCGCGGCGGCGCAAGCAGTCCCTAGTGATCTCGATGGGTATCTTATGGAGGACGATGAGGATAGACATCCTTACGTG CAATGCAAGATCGACCTGTATGACTGCTTCAGACTAAAGAGCAAGACAAGGATGGGGTGTTTGACGGGTTACAAGAACTGCATGGCTGTACTTGTCCCCACTATCCCCCCCTTCGTG ATTGCGTGCAAGGATAACCTGAAGCAGTGCGTTGCCACTGCTGATGGCTTCATCGCAAAAGGAAAGTGCTTCATCGCTTTCGCTAAGTGCCTAAAGGGCAATGGACCAAGCTCACCAGTTACCTTCATGGAGGATGATGCAACACCGCCTAGACATCCTTACGTG CAATGCAAGATCGACCTGTATGACTGCTTCAGACTGAAGAAGAAGTCAAAGATGGAGTGTATGACAGGTTACAAGAACTGCATGGCTGTACTTGTCCCCACCATCCCCCCCTTCGTG atcGCATGCAAAGACCAACTCAAGACCTGTGTTTTATCAGCTAGCGGTATTCTTGCTAAAGCCTCATGCTTCAAGGAGTTTGGCCAATGCTTGATCAACAAGGGCCCCAGTCCCCCCGCGATCGATACTTTCTTGATGGAAGACGAGGAGGACTCGGACAGACACCCATATGTG CAATGCAAGATCGACCTGTATGACTGCTTCAGACTGAAGAAGAAGTCAAAGATGGAGTGTATGACGGGTTACAAGAACTGCATGGCTGTACTTGTCCCCACCATCCCCCCCTTCGTG ATTGCGTGCAAGGATAACCTGAAGCAGTGCGTTGCCACTGCTGATGGCTTCATCGCAAAAGGAAAGTGCTTCATCGCTTTCGCCAAGTGCCTGAAGGACGGTGGACCAAGCTCACCAGTTACCTTCATGGAGGATGATGCAACACCGCCTAGACATCCTTACGTG CAATGCAAGATCGACCTGTATGACTGCTTCAGACTGAAGAAAAAGTCAAAGATGGAGTGTATGGCGGGTTACAAGAACTGCATGGCTGTACTTGTCCCCACCATCCCCCCCTTCGTG atcGCATGCAAAGACCAACTCAAGACCTGTGTTTCATCAGCTAGCGGTATTCTTGCTAAAGCCACATGCTTCAAGGAGTTTGGCCAATGCTTGATCAACAAGGGCCCCAGTCCTCCCGCGATCGATACTTTCTTGATGGAAGACGAGGAGGACTCGGACAGACACCCATATGTG CAATGCAAGATCGACCTGTATGACTGCTTCAGACTGAAGAAGAAGTCAAAGATGGAGTGTATAACGGGTTACAAGAACTGCATGGCTGAATTGGGCCCCACTATCCCCCCCTTCGTG atcgTATGCAAAGACGAGCTCAAGACATGCGTGTCATCTGCAAGCGGTATTCTTGCAAAAGCCACGTGCTTCAAGGAGTTTGGCCAATGCTTGATGAAGGGCCCCAGTCCCCCCGCTGTCGATGCTGGCGCGTTTGTCCTGGACGCTTTGGAGGATGGCCCGGCCCCGACACGTCATCCTTACATT CAATGCAAGGTTGATCTCTACAAATGCGTGAAGAATGGAGGGGACAAGCTTCAATGCGCAAAAGATTACAAGAATTGTATGGTACAACACCTCCCAACTGTCCCCCCATACATT gttgaGTGTCGTGGTAAGTTGAAGATGTGCCTTGCTGCGGCGGGCGGTTGGAGAGACCAGGCGAAGTGCTTTATTGACTTGGCAAAATGCATCAGGGCAGGTGCCAACGCATAA
- the LOC5507853 gene encoding uncharacterized protein LOC5507853 isoform X1: MKFAYLLLFAFAAAQAVPSDLDGYLMEDDEDRHPYVQCKIDLYDCFRLKSKTRMGCLTGYKNCMAVLVPTIPPFVIACKDNLKQCVATADGFIAKGKCFIAFAKCLKGNGPSSPVTFMEDDATPPRHPYVQCKIDLYDCFRLKKKSKMECMTGYKNCMAVLVPTIPPFVIACKDQLKTCVLSASGILAKASCFKEFGQCLINKGPSPPAIDTFLMEDEEDSDRHPYVQCKIDLYDCFRLKKKSKMECMTGYKNCMAVLVPTIPPFVIACKDNLKQCVATADGFIAKGKCFIAFAKCLKDGGPSSPVTFMEDDATPPRHPYVQCKIDLYDCFRLKKKSKMECMAGYKNCMAVLVPTIPPFVIACKDQLKTCVSSASGILAKATCFKEFGQCLINKGPSPPAIDTFLMEDEEDSDRHPYVQCKIDLYDCLRLKKKSKMECMTGYKNCMAVLIPTIPPFVIACKDNLKQCVATADGFIAKGKCFIAFAKCLKDGGPSSPVTFMEDDATPHRHPYVQCKIDLYDCFRLKKKSKMECITGYKNCMAELGPTIPPFVIVCKDELKTCVSSASGILAKATCFKEFGQCLMKGPSPPAVDAGAFVLDALEDGPAPTRHPYIQCKVDLYKCVKNGGDKLQCAKDYKNCMVQHLPTVPPYIVECRGKLKMCLAAAGGWRDQAKCFIDLAKCIRAGANA, from the exons ATGAAGTTCGCCTATCTTCTACTCTTTGCCTTCGCGGCGGCGCAAGCAGTCCCTAGTGATCTCGATGGGTATCTTATGGAGGACGATGAGGATAGACATCCTTACGTG CAATGCAAGATCGACCTGTATGACTGCTTCAGACTAAAGAGCAAGACAAGGATGGGGTGTTTGACGGGTTACAAGAACTGCATGGCTGTACTTGTCCCCACTATCCCCCCCTTCGTG ATTGCGTGCAAGGATAACCTGAAGCAGTGCGTTGCCACTGCTGATGGCTTCATCGCAAAAGGAAAGTGCTTCATCGCTTTCGCTAAGTGCCTAAAGGGCAATGGACCAAGCTCACCAGTTACCTTCATGGAGGATGATGCAACACCGCCTAGACATCCTTACGTG CAATGCAAGATCGACCTGTATGACTGCTTCAGACTGAAGAAGAAGTCAAAGATGGAGTGTATGACAGGTTACAAGAACTGCATGGCTGTACTTGTCCCCACCATCCCCCCCTTCGTG atcGCATGCAAAGACCAACTCAAGACCTGTGTTTTATCAGCTAGCGGTATTCTTGCTAAAGCCTCATGCTTCAAGGAGTTTGGCCAATGCTTGATCAACAAGGGCCCCAGTCCCCCCGCGATCGATACTTTCTTGATGGAAGACGAGGAGGACTCGGACAGACACCCATATGTG CAATGCAAGATCGACCTGTATGACTGCTTCAGACTGAAGAAGAAGTCAAAGATGGAGTGTATGACGGGTTACAAGAACTGCATGGCTGTACTTGTCCCCACCATCCCCCCCTTCGTG ATTGCGTGCAAGGATAACCTGAAGCAGTGCGTTGCCACTGCTGATGGCTTCATCGCAAAAGGAAAGTGCTTCATCGCTTTCGCCAAGTGCCTGAAGGACGGTGGACCAAGCTCACCAGTTACCTTCATGGAGGATGATGCAACACCGCCTAGACATCCTTACGTG CAATGCAAGATCGACCTGTATGACTGCTTCAGACTGAAGAAAAAGTCAAAGATGGAGTGTATGGCGGGTTACAAGAACTGCATGGCTGTACTTGTCCCCACCATCCCCCCCTTCGTG atcGCATGCAAAGACCAACTCAAGACCTGTGTTTCATCAGCTAGCGGTATTCTTGCTAAAGCCACATGCTTCAAGGAGTTTGGCCAATGCTTGATCAACAAGGGCCCCAGTCCTCCCGCGATCGATACTTTCTTGATGGAAGACGAGGAGGACTCGGACAGACACCCATATGTG CAATGCAAGATCGACCTGTATGACTGTTTAAGACTAAAGAAGAAGTCAAAGATGGAGTGTATGACGGGTTACAAGAACTGCATGGCTGTACTTATCCCCACCATCCCCCCCTTCGTG ATTGCGTGCAAGGATAACCTGAAGCAGTGCGTTGCCACTGCTGATGGCTTCATCGCAAAAGGAAAGTGCTTCATCGCTTTCGCCAAGTGCCTGAAGGACGGTGGACCAAGCTCACCAGTTACCTTCATGGAGGATGATGCAACACCGCATAGACATCCTTACGTG CAATGCAAGATCGACCTGTATGACTGCTTCAGACTGAAGAAGAAGTCAAAGATGGAGTGTATAACGGGTTACAAGAACTGCATGGCTGAATTGGGCCCCACTATCCCCCCCTTCGTG atcgTATGCAAAGACGAGCTCAAGACATGCGTGTCATCTGCAAGCGGTATTCTTGCAAAAGCCACGTGCTTCAAGGAGTTTGGCCAATGCTTGATGAAGGGCCCCAGTCCCCCCGCTGTCGATGCTGGCGCGTTTGTCCTGGACGCTTTGGAGGATGGCCCGGCCCCGACACGTCATCCTTACATT CAATGCAAGGTTGATCTCTACAAATGCGTGAAGAATGGAGGGGACAAGCTTCAATGCGCAAAAGATTACAAGAATTGTATGGTACAACACCTCCCAACTGTCCCCCCATACATT gttgaGTGTCGTGGTAAGTTGAAGATGTGCCTTGCTGCGGCGGGCGGTTGGAGAGACCAGGCGAAGTGCTTTATTGACTTGGCAAAATGCATCAGGGCAGGTGCCAACGCATAA
- the LOC5507853 gene encoding uncharacterized protein LOC5507853 isoform X2: protein MKFAYLLLFAFAAAQAVPSDLDGYLMEDDEDRHPYVQCKIDLYDCFRLKSKTRMGCLTGYKNCMAVLVPTIPPFVIACKDNLKQCVATADGFIAKGKCFIAFAKCLKGNGPSSPVTFMEDDATPPRHPYVQCKIDLYDCFRLKKKSKMECMTGYKNCMAVLVPTIPPFVIACKDQLKTCVLSASGILAKASCFKEFGQCLINKGPSPPAIDTFLMEDEEDSDRHPYVQCKIDLYDCFRLKKKSKMECMTGYKNCMAVLVPTIPPFVIACKDQLKTCVSSASGILAKATCFKEFGQCLINKGPSPPAIDTFLMEDEEDSDRHPYVQCKIDLYDCLRLKKKSKMECMTGYKNCMAVLIPTIPPFVIACKDNLKQCVATADGFIAKGKCFIAFAKCLKDGGPSSPVTFMEDDATPHRHPYVQCKIDLYDCFRLKKKSKMECITGYKNCMAELGPTIPPFVIVCKDELKTCVSSASGILAKATCFKEFGQCLMKGPSPPAVDAGAFVLDALEDGPAPTRHPYIQCKVDLYKCVKNGGDKLQCAKDYKNCMVQHLPTVPPYIVECRGKLKMCLAAAGGWRDQAKCFIDLAKCIRAGANA from the exons ATGAAGTTCGCCTATCTTCTACTCTTTGCCTTCGCGGCGGCGCAAGCAGTCCCTAGTGATCTCGATGGGTATCTTATGGAGGACGATGAGGATAGACATCCTTACGTG CAATGCAAGATCGACCTGTATGACTGCTTCAGACTAAAGAGCAAGACAAGGATGGGGTGTTTGACGGGTTACAAGAACTGCATGGCTGTACTTGTCCCCACTATCCCCCCCTTCGTG ATTGCGTGCAAGGATAACCTGAAGCAGTGCGTTGCCACTGCTGATGGCTTCATCGCAAAAGGAAAGTGCTTCATCGCTTTCGCTAAGTGCCTAAAGGGCAATGGACCAAGCTCACCAGTTACCTTCATGGAGGATGATGCAACACCGCCTAGACATCCTTACGTG CAATGCAAGATCGACCTGTATGACTGCTTCAGACTGAAGAAGAAGTCAAAGATGGAGTGTATGACAGGTTACAAGAACTGCATGGCTGTACTTGTCCCCACCATCCCCCCCTTCGTG atcGCATGCAAAGACCAACTCAAGACCTGTGTTTTATCAGCTAGCGGTATTCTTGCTAAAGCCTCATGCTTCAAGGAGTTTGGCCAATGCTTGATCAACAAGGGCCCCAGTCCCCCCGCGATCGATACTTTCTTGATGGAAGACGAGGAGGACTCGGACAGACACCCATATGTG CAATGCAAGATCGACCTGTATGACTGCTTCAGACTGAAGAAGAAGTCAAAGATGGAGTGTATGACGGGTTACAAGAACTGCATGGCTGTACTTGTCCCCACCATCCCCCCCTTCGTG atcGCATGCAAAGACCAACTCAAGACCTGTGTTTCATCAGCTAGCGGTATTCTTGCTAAAGCCACATGCTTCAAGGAGTTTGGCCAATGCTTGATCAACAAGGGCCCCAGTCCTCCCGCGATCGATACTTTCTTGATGGAAGACGAGGAGGACTCGGACAGACACCCATATGTG CAATGCAAGATCGACCTGTATGACTGTTTAAGACTAAAGAAGAAGTCAAAGATGGAGTGTATGACGGGTTACAAGAACTGCATGGCTGTACTTATCCCCACCATCCCCCCCTTCGTG ATTGCGTGCAAGGATAACCTGAAGCAGTGCGTTGCCACTGCTGATGGCTTCATCGCAAAAGGAAAGTGCTTCATCGCTTTCGCCAAGTGCCTGAAGGACGGTGGACCAAGCTCACCAGTTACCTTCATGGAGGATGATGCAACACCGCATAGACATCCTTACGTG CAATGCAAGATCGACCTGTATGACTGCTTCAGACTGAAGAAGAAGTCAAAGATGGAGTGTATAACGGGTTACAAGAACTGCATGGCTGAATTGGGCCCCACTATCCCCCCCTTCGTG atcgTATGCAAAGACGAGCTCAAGACATGCGTGTCATCTGCAAGCGGTATTCTTGCAAAAGCCACGTGCTTCAAGGAGTTTGGCCAATGCTTGATGAAGGGCCCCAGTCCCCCCGCTGTCGATGCTGGCGCGTTTGTCCTGGACGCTTTGGAGGATGGCCCGGCCCCGACACGTCATCCTTACATT CAATGCAAGGTTGATCTCTACAAATGCGTGAAGAATGGAGGGGACAAGCTTCAATGCGCAAAAGATTACAAGAATTGTATGGTACAACACCTCCCAACTGTCCCCCCATACATT gttgaGTGTCGTGGTAAGTTGAAGATGTGCCTTGCTGCGGCGGGCGGTTGGAGAGACCAGGCGAAGTGCTTTATTGACTTGGCAAAATGCATCAGGGCAGGTGCCAACGCATAA
- the LOC5507853 gene encoding uncharacterized protein LOC5507853 isoform X4 yields the protein MKFAYLLLFAFAAAQAVPSDLDGYLMEDDEDRHPYVQCKIDLYDCFRLKKKSKMECMTGYKNCMAVLVPTIPPFVIACKDQLKTCVLSASGILAKASCFKEFGQCLINKGPSPPAIDTFLMEDEEDSDRHPYVQCKIDLYDCFRLKKKSKMECMTGYKNCMAVLVPTIPPFVIACKDNLKQCVATADGFIAKGKCFIAFAKCLKDGGPSSPVTFMEDDATPPRHPYVQCKIDLYDCFRLKKKSKMECMAGYKNCMAVLVPTIPPFVIACKDQLKTCVSSASGILAKATCFKEFGQCLINKGPSPPAIDTFLMEDEEDSDRHPYVQCKIDLYDCLRLKKKSKMECMTGYKNCMAVLIPTIPPFVIACKDNLKQCVATADGFIAKGKCFIAFAKCLKDGGPSSPVTFMEDDATPHRHPYVQCKIDLYDCFRLKKKSKMECITGYKNCMAELGPTIPPFVIVCKDELKTCVSSASGILAKATCFKEFGQCLMKGPSPPAVDAGAFVLDALEDGPAPTRHPYIQCKVDLYKCVKNGGDKLQCAKDYKNCMVQHLPTVPPYIVECRGKLKMCLAAAGGWRDQAKCFIDLAKCIRAGANA from the exons ATGAAGTTCGCCTATCTTCTACTCTTTGCCTTCGCGGCGGCGCAAGCAGTCCCTAGTGATCTCGATGGGTATCTTATGGAGGACGATGAGGATAGACATCCTTACGTG CAATGCAAGATCGACCTGTATGACTGCTTCAGACTGAAGAAGAAGTCAAAGATGGAGTGTATGACAGGTTACAAGAACTGCATGGCTGTACTTGTCCCCACCATCCCCCCCTTCGTG atcGCATGCAAAGACCAACTCAAGACCTGTGTTTTATCAGCTAGCGGTATTCTTGCTAAAGCCTCATGCTTCAAGGAGTTTGGCCAATGCTTGATCAACAAGGGCCCCAGTCCCCCCGCGATCGATACTTTCTTGATGGAAGACGAGGAGGACTCGGACAGACACCCATATGTG CAATGCAAGATCGACCTGTATGACTGCTTCAGACTGAAGAAGAAGTCAAAGATGGAGTGTATGACGGGTTACAAGAACTGCATGGCTGTACTTGTCCCCACCATCCCCCCCTTCGTG ATTGCGTGCAAGGATAACCTGAAGCAGTGCGTTGCCACTGCTGATGGCTTCATCGCAAAAGGAAAGTGCTTCATCGCTTTCGCCAAGTGCCTGAAGGACGGTGGACCAAGCTCACCAGTTACCTTCATGGAGGATGATGCAACACCGCCTAGACATCCTTACGTG CAATGCAAGATCGACCTGTATGACTGCTTCAGACTGAAGAAAAAGTCAAAGATGGAGTGTATGGCGGGTTACAAGAACTGCATGGCTGTACTTGTCCCCACCATCCCCCCCTTCGTG atcGCATGCAAAGACCAACTCAAGACCTGTGTTTCATCAGCTAGCGGTATTCTTGCTAAAGCCACATGCTTCAAGGAGTTTGGCCAATGCTTGATCAACAAGGGCCCCAGTCCTCCCGCGATCGATACTTTCTTGATGGAAGACGAGGAGGACTCGGACAGACACCCATATGTG CAATGCAAGATCGACCTGTATGACTGTTTAAGACTAAAGAAGAAGTCAAAGATGGAGTGTATGACGGGTTACAAGAACTGCATGGCTGTACTTATCCCCACCATCCCCCCCTTCGTG ATTGCGTGCAAGGATAACCTGAAGCAGTGCGTTGCCACTGCTGATGGCTTCATCGCAAAAGGAAAGTGCTTCATCGCTTTCGCCAAGTGCCTGAAGGACGGTGGACCAAGCTCACCAGTTACCTTCATGGAGGATGATGCAACACCGCATAGACATCCTTACGTG CAATGCAAGATCGACCTGTATGACTGCTTCAGACTGAAGAAGAAGTCAAAGATGGAGTGTATAACGGGTTACAAGAACTGCATGGCTGAATTGGGCCCCACTATCCCCCCCTTCGTG atcgTATGCAAAGACGAGCTCAAGACATGCGTGTCATCTGCAAGCGGTATTCTTGCAAAAGCCACGTGCTTCAAGGAGTTTGGCCAATGCTTGATGAAGGGCCCCAGTCCCCCCGCTGTCGATGCTGGCGCGTTTGTCCTGGACGCTTTGGAGGATGGCCCGGCCCCGACACGTCATCCTTACATT CAATGCAAGGTTGATCTCTACAAATGCGTGAAGAATGGAGGGGACAAGCTTCAATGCGCAAAAGATTACAAGAATTGTATGGTACAACACCTCCCAACTGTCCCCCCATACATT gttgaGTGTCGTGGTAAGTTGAAGATGTGCCTTGCTGCGGCGGGCGGTTGGAGAGACCAGGCGAAGTGCTTTATTGACTTGGCAAAATGCATCAGGGCAGGTGCCAACGCATAA